A genomic window from Glycine max cultivar Williams 82 chromosome 17, Glycine_max_v4.0, whole genome shotgun sequence includes:
- the LOC121173871 gene encoding uncharacterized protein: MDLKENCTYVMHNFKVLKNNGQYRVCDHQFKLVFIGVIVVRECVVGDIPFRKYRFPGFVDVVAGQFERGLLVDVIGVVEEVVFRQVSGKGRRVVFKLKDLSQQLLSCTLWDDYCLQFVNFLDDYEGDGPITVLLSHCRIKEAQGSYPASINNSLKASKLIINQPVMEIQEFNERYFLLAELGIEARLGFKSHGEGSTQLSGSIHYHQKNHSLARLRQRLLLRLTPSLKYRLEVMINKGNESTKFLLWDRECSELIGQSVDADGDVDLNASPQALDKMLGHELAFKIKVQPKFRNSAVLKCSTDSSLINAVMDMLVDAETSSKMDIPVSDSNHSAQHESQSLSVTVEHDPLLGLPLTPTKRQAFQDCDDEPGISQISLAQLSSNKLKKHA, translated from the exons ATGGACTTGAAAGAAAATTGTACTTATGTCATGCACAATTTTAAAGTGCTAAAAAACAATGGTCAGTACAGAGTGTGTGATCATCAATTTAAATTGGTGTTTATTGGGGTTATTGTTGTGAGGGAGTGTGTTGTAGGGGACATCCCTTTTAGAAAATACAGGTTTCCTGGATTTGTAGATGTTGTGGCTGGCCAGTTTGAACGTGGACTATTGGTTG ATGTTATTGGTGTTGTGGAGGAGGTTGTCTTTCGGCAAGTTTCAGGAAAAGGTAGAAGGGTAGTTTTCAAATTAAAGGACTTGAG CCAACAATTGCTATCTTGCACTTTGTGGGATGATTATTGCTTGCAGTTTGTGAACTTCTTAGATGATTATGAAGGTGATGGTCCAATTACAGTTCTATTAAGCCATTGTAGGATCAAGGAAGCGCAGG GATCTTATCCCGCATCGATCAACAATTCTCTCAAGGCTTCAAAGTTAATTATTAACCAGCCCGTGATGGAGATTCAAGAATTCAATGAACGATATTTTTT GCTTGCAGAGTTGGGCATTGAGGCCCGGTTAGGTTTTAAATCCCATGGTGAAGGGAGTACACAACTTTCAGGTTCTATCCATTATCATCAAAAGAATCATTCTTTGGCAAGGCTAAGGCAAAGACTATTGCTGAGATTAACACCATCTCTAAA GTATAGGCTTGAGGTGATGATCAACAAGGGAAATGAAAGCACAAAATTCCTGCTTTGGGACCGTGAATGCAGTGAATTAATTGGCCAATCAGTTGATGCA GATGGTGATGTTGATTTGAATGCTTCACCCCAAGCACTTGATAAGATGCTGGGTCATGAACTTGCTTTCAAGATAAAGGTGCAACCCAAGTTTAGGAATTCTGCTGTTTTGAAGTGTTCAACTGACTCGAGCTTGATAAATGCTGTGATGGATATGCTAGTTGATGCTGAG ACATCTTCAAAAATGGATATCCCAGTTTCTGATTCGAATCATTCTGCTCAACATGAATCT CAATCCCTCTCTGTGACAGTAGAACATGATCCCTTGCTTGGACTCCCCTTGACGCCTACAAAGCGGCAGGCATTTCAGGATTGCGATGATGAACCAGGGATCTCTCAAATTTCACTTGCACAGCTTTCatccaacaaattaaaaaaacatgccTGA
- the LOC100798985 gene encoding uncharacterized protein has protein sequence MASITDEIDQIISVKILSQQDDPELYSLVKNHLVHGPCGSLNPRYPCMKKGKCSRFYPKKFQPHTVLDADGFPVYRRRNNGNAIEKNGVIVDNKYIVPYNARLLRKYQVHINIEWCNQSTSIKYLFKYINKGYDRVTTILIDEDNDQTENGGTHNDEIKEYLDCRYISPCESTWRIFGFPIHGRKPVVERLHFHLPGQHSVLYEDHDDIDDVLSKPCISDSKFISWMNTNQNSVEGRNLTYAGFVSKFVYNQKKRCWQLRKKGYTIGRLLWVPPITGELFYLRMMLTVCKRATSFEDLRTVDNVQYSKYKEACFAMGFLQDDKEFIEAIKEAKDWGSAHYIRKLFVLLLLTATMSKPKQVWDQTWHWMADDIVYNYKKSSTSPALQLDDRTLQNLVLLEIEQLLQANQRSLRDYPSMPYPEDENCPAYLDNSLILLELN, from the exons atggcctcgatcacaGATGAAATTGATCAAATTATATCAGTAAAGATACTTTCACAACAAGATGATCCAGAACTGTATTCATTAGTAAAAAACCATTTGGTTCATGGTCCATGTGGAAGTCTGAATCCTAGATATCCATGCATGAAAAAAGGCAAGTGTAGTCGTTTCTATCCTAAAAAGTTCCAGCCGCATACTGTTTTAGATGCTGATGGTTTTCCAGTCTATCGTAGAAGAAACAACGGTAATGCAATTGAGAAAAATGGTGTTATAGTTGATAACAAGTATATTGTACCTTACAATGCAAGATTGCTCAGAAAATACCAAGTGCATATCAATATTGAATGGTGTAACCAAAGCActtctatcaaatatttatttaagtacaTCAACAAGGGATATGATAGGGTGACTACTATTTTGATTGATGAAGATAACGATCAAACTGAGAATGGTGGCACCCATAATGATGAGATCAAAGAATATCTAGATTGCAG ATACATATCTCCTTGTGAATCTACTTGGAGAATCTTTGGATTTCCAATACATGGCAGAAAACCTGTTGTTGAAAGATTACACTTCCATCTTCCTGGCCAACATAGTGTTCTCTATGAGGaccatgatgatattgatgatgTATTGTCTAAGCCATGTATCTCTGATTCAAAGTTTATTTCGTGGAtgaacaccaaccaaaattctGTTGAAGGGAGAAATCTTACTTATGCAGGATTTGTTTCTAAGTTTGTATACAATCAGAAGAAAAGATGTTGGCAGCTTAGGAAGAAAGGCTATACCATTGGCAGATTACTATGGGTTCCACCAATTACAggggaattattttatttgagaatgATGCTTACCGTTTGTAAAAGAGCTACCTCATTTGAGGATTTAAGAACAGTTGATAATGTTCAGTATTCTAAATATAAAGAAGCATGTTTTGCTATGGGATTTTTACAAGATGATAAAGAATTTATTGAGGCAAtcaaagaagcaaaagactGGGGTTCAGCACATTATATAAGAAAGCTATTTGTGTTGTTACTTTTAACTGCAACAATGAGCAAACCTAAACAAGTTTGGGACCAAACTTGGCATTGGATGGCTGATGACATtgtctataattataaaaaatcatcaacaaGTCCAG CATTGCAGCTTGATGATAGAACTCTTCAAAATTTGGtcttgcttgaaattgaacaactgctGCAAGCAAATCAAAGATCGCTAAGAGACTATCCTTCAATGCCATATCCAGAGGATGAGAATTGTCCAGCTTATCTAGACAATAGCCTTATATTACTTGAACTGAACTAA
- the LOC102660663 gene encoding uncharacterized protein has translation MAHKFCFEALDHSLRDIIKHNSKDNTIFGGKVMVFGGDFRQILPIIPRGSRSDIVNATINSSYLWDHYQILRLTKNMLLQNNMQATDQEETAAFAQWIIDIGDGIIGDENDGYATIEIPQELLITEYNDPIDSIISSTFQDLSHHDNDPEYFETRAILASTNETVQQVNDYMLTMIPDR, from the exons ATGGCTCACAAATTCTGTTTTGAGGCACTTGATCACAGTCTTAGAGATATCATCAAACACAACTCAAAGGACAATACAATCTTTGGAGGTAAAGTCATGGTCTTTGGTGGAGATTTCCGGCAGATCCTGCCAATCATTCCAAGAGGCAGCCGCTCTGATATTGTTAACGCAACAATTAATTCCTCTTATCTATGGGATCACTATCAGATCTTGAGACTAACAAAAAacatgcttttacaaaacaaCATGCAAGCAACAGATCAAGAAGAAACTGCAGCTTTTGCACAGTGGATTATAGATATTGGTGATGGTATTATTGGAGATGAAAATGATGGCTATGCTACTATTGAAATTCCACAGGAACTATTAATCACAGAATATAATGATCCTATTGATAGTATAATTAGCTCTACATTTCAAGATCTATCTCATCATGACAATGATCCTGAATACTTCGAAACCAGAGCAATATTAGCTTCCACAAATGAAACAGTGCAACAAGTTAATGATTATATGCTTACAATGATACCGG ATAGGTAA